A single genomic interval of Rhodopseudomonas palustris harbors:
- a CDS encoding cupin domain-containing protein: protein MANDNAATPHPAAGERVGVRAQTAPGRWDGVAVMPYKQTAEAPFQDVSRQLLFADPNLACEWRYFEVDEGGYSTLERHAHVHAVMIHRGHGRCLVGETISDVAQGDLVFIPPMTWHQFRANRGDCLGFLCVVNAARDRPQLPTADDLAELRKDERIADFIRTGGE, encoded by the coding sequence ATGGCCAATGACAACGCAGCAACGCCGCATCCGGCTGCGGGCGAACGAGTTGGGGTCCGCGCGCAGACCGCGCCGGGTCGCTGGGACGGCGTCGCGGTAATGCCGTACAAGCAGACCGCCGAGGCGCCGTTTCAGGACGTCTCCCGCCAGCTGCTGTTTGCGGATCCGAACCTTGCCTGCGAGTGGCGCTATTTCGAGGTCGACGAGGGCGGCTATTCGACGCTGGAGCGTCACGCCCATGTGCATGCGGTGATGATCCATCGCGGGCATGGACGGTGCCTGGTCGGCGAGACGATCAGCGATGTCGCGCAAGGCGATCTGGTCTTCATCCCGCCGATGACCTGGCATCAATTCCGCGCCAATCGCGGCGACTGCCTCGGCTTTCTCTGTGTCGTCAACGCCGCCCGCGATCGGCCGCAACTGCCGACGGCGGACGATCTTGCGGAGCTGCGCAAGGACGAGCGGATCGCCGACTTCATTCGCACCGGCGGAGAGTAG
- a CDS encoding SDR family oxidoreductase: MANATTKIALVTGAGTGVGRAAALALMQAGFTVVLAGRRLELLQETQKLGAEFGVSLPVVADMADPASIAALFDTIVQRYGRLDVLFNNAGIGAPPVPFEDLPLEQWQAVVTTNLTAPFLCTQHAFRIMKDQTPRGGRIINNGSISAHAPRPFSAAYTATKHAISGLTKASNLDGRAYDIAVGQIDIGNAATPMTDRMVQGVPQPDGRTIAEPRMDAKAVGDAVAYMAGLPLDANVLFMTVMATKMPFVGRG, encoded by the coding sequence ATGGCGAACGCCACCACCAAGATCGCCCTCGTCACGGGCGCAGGGACCGGTGTCGGCCGTGCCGCGGCGCTGGCGCTGATGCAGGCAGGCTTCACCGTGGTGCTGGCCGGGCGCCGGCTGGAACTGCTGCAGGAGACCCAGAAGCTCGGCGCCGAGTTCGGCGTCAGCCTGCCGGTGGTCGCCGACATGGCCGATCCGGCGTCGATCGCCGCGCTGTTCGACACCATCGTGCAGCGCTACGGCCGGCTCGACGTGCTGTTCAACAACGCCGGCATCGGCGCGCCGCCGGTGCCGTTCGAGGATCTGCCGCTTGAACAGTGGCAGGCGGTGGTGACGACCAACCTCACCGCGCCGTTCCTGTGCACCCAGCACGCGTTCCGGATCATGAAGGATCAGACCCCGCGGGGCGGCCGCATCATCAACAACGGCTCGATCTCGGCGCACGCGCCGCGGCCGTTCTCGGCCGCCTACACCGCCACCAAGCACGCCATCAGCGGCCTGACCAAGGCCAGCAATCTCGACGGCCGCGCCTACGACATCGCGGTCGGCCAGATCGACATCGGCAATGCCGCCACCCCGATGACCGATCGCATGGTGCAAGGCGTGCCGCAGCCTGACGGCCGCACCATCGCCGAGCCGCGGATGGATGCCAAGGCGGTCGGCGATGCGGTGGCCTACATGGCCGGCCTGCCGCTCGACGCCAACGTGCTGTTCATGACGGTGATGGCGACCAAGATGCCGTTTGTCGGACGCGGCTGA
- a CDS encoding peptidase produces MTYCCGVLVREGLVMVADTRTNAGLDNISTFRKLHVFSKPGDRILAVASAGNLSISQSVLSTLTEGLENAETGERETLISASSMFQAAQLIGRAIRHVNATEAQALKAEDINYEVSFLFGGQIRGERMRLFMIYPAGNFIECTIDTPYLQIGEHKYGKPVLDRAITFDVELYEALKTSLISMDSTMRSNLGVGLPIDVLVVRTDVCDADLNHRIEAGEPYFHDLRSRWSAALRAAHKNIPRPPYKDQA; encoded by the coding sequence GTGATGGTCGCAGACACCCGCACCAATGCCGGGCTCGACAACATCTCGACCTTCCGCAAGCTGCACGTTTTCAGCAAGCCTGGCGACCGTATCCTGGCGGTGGCGAGCGCCGGCAATCTGTCGATCAGCCAGTCGGTGCTGTCGACCCTGACCGAAGGTCTCGAAAATGCCGAGACCGGCGAGCGCGAGACCCTGATCAGCGCCTCCAGCATGTTTCAAGCGGCGCAGCTGATCGGCCGCGCGATCCGCCACGTCAACGCCACCGAAGCCCAGGCGCTGAAAGCCGAAGACATCAACTACGAAGTGTCGTTCCTGTTCGGCGGCCAGATCAGGGGCGAGCGGATGCGCCTGTTCATGATCTACCCGGCCGGCAATTTCATCGAATGCACCATCGACACGCCCTACCTGCAGATCGGCGAGCACAAATACGGCAAGCCGGTACTGGACCGCGCCATCACCTTCGACGTCGAGCTTTACGAGGCGCTGAAGACCAGCCTGATCTCGATGGATTCGACGATGCGCTCCAACCTCGGCGTCGGCCTGCCGATCGACGTGCTGGTGGTGCGCACCGACGTCTGTGACGCCGACCTCAACCACCGCATCGAGGCCGGCGAGCCCTACTTCCACGACCTCCGCTCGCGCTGGTCCGCCGCACTCCGGGCCGCCCACAAGAACATCCCGCGCCCGCCCTACAAGGATCAGGCGTGA
- a CDS encoding GNAT family N-acetyltransferase — MIVKTATWRGMTPADLSAVNAIAAVVHAAYPEDAAVFAERLALHPGGCLVLDTAPGLGGYLISHPWHLKQPPALNALLGSVPLPASTYYLHDIALLPEARGGGAASAVIRELVRHAAGIADNITLVALSGTVQFWQRQGFARLADPALDAKLKSYDAEACYMQRRL, encoded by the coding sequence ATGATTGTGAAGACCGCCACCTGGCGCGGCATGACGCCCGCCGACCTTTCTGCCGTCAACGCGATCGCCGCGGTGGTACATGCGGCCTATCCTGAAGACGCCGCGGTATTCGCCGAGCGACTGGCACTGCATCCGGGCGGTTGCTTGGTTCTCGACACTGCACCAGGCCTCGGCGGCTATCTGATCAGCCACCCGTGGCACCTCAAACAGCCGCCCGCCTTGAACGCGCTGCTCGGCAGCGTCCCTCTGCCGGCCTCGACCTATTATCTGCACGACATCGCGCTGCTGCCGGAAGCGCGCGGCGGCGGCGCGGCTTCTGCGGTGATCAGAGAGCTGGTGCGCCATGCGGCCGGCATCGCCGACAACATCACGCTTGTGGCGCTGTCCGGAACGGTGCAGTTCTGGCAGCGGCAGGGCTTCGCCCGTCTCGCCGATCCAGCGCTCGACGCCAAGCTGAAGAGCTACGACGCCGAAGCGTGCTACATGCAGCGCAGACTGTAA
- a CDS encoding protease inhibitor I42 family protein, with protein sequence MRESFKTVRALGLLGLLAGTVLIAGVAPPRADDTAETLRLAVGGEASFSLKENPSTGYRWHLDTKASRNLDLIEISDAGYRQGGGDVVHQPMVGVPGTRSFRIIARKEGSATAVFDYLRDWENQAPAQRHTVTVEIAPR encoded by the coding sequence ATGCGGGAATCGTTCAAAACCGTTCGGGCACTGGGACTGCTCGGGCTGCTGGCCGGCACGGTCCTGATCGCAGGCGTCGCGCCACCGCGGGCCGACGACACCGCCGAGACATTGCGCCTCGCGGTCGGTGGCGAAGCCAGCTTCAGCCTGAAAGAGAATCCGTCGACCGGCTATCGCTGGCATCTCGACACCAAAGCGAGCCGCAATCTCGACCTGATCGAGATCTCCGACGCCGGGTACCGCCAGGGCGGCGGGGATGTGGTGCACCAGCCGATGGTCGGTGTCCCCGGCACCCGGTCGTTCCGCATCATCGCGCGCAAGGAAGGTTCCGCCACCGCGGTGTTCGATTACTTGCGCGACTGGGAGAACCAGGCTCCGGCGCAGCGCCACACCGTCACAGTCGAAATCGCGCCGCGCTGA